A section of the Agarivorans litoreus genome encodes:
- a CDS encoding glycosyltransferase family 2 protein has product MDLLFWLAVGLIGYSYAAYPVVLLMISGIKQAVRDTRYLWRRRERRSLEAKQWPSVSIIIAAYNEESCLQQRVDNLLQLSYPKDKLTIHIGSDGSTDSSAEILQAVEASNFKAHIFEQNRGKINVLNDLVELAEDPILVMSDANTHFEVDAIENLVRHFDSDDIGAVCGELHLVDSESADNKDGIYWRYEQMLKFHESRLGALLGANGAIYAIAKPLYQALPANTIVDDFMIVMNVSKAGKKVLYEPNAVAFEEVAPSLQDEEKRRIRIGTGNYQAFTRCLWALNPLQGARFFAYLSHKVLRWFTPHLMLIALACNLMLVAKPLYASLLAVQLAGYLVAAWGNSRSKRGKSVPGSIAFLTFFVSMNMALLKGFYSFLFKNVQGTWQRTSR; this is encoded by the coding sequence ATGGACTTGTTATTTTGGCTGGCTGTGGGCTTAATTGGCTATAGTTATGCTGCTTATCCCGTTGTACTGCTAATGATTAGCGGTATTAAACAAGCGGTTCGTGATACCCGCTACCTCTGGCGTCGCCGAGAACGCCGTTCACTAGAAGCTAAACAGTGGCCATCTGTTTCAATTATTATTGCCGCTTATAATGAAGAGAGTTGTTTGCAGCAACGTGTAGACAATTTACTGCAACTTAGTTACCCCAAAGATAAACTTACCATTCACATTGGCTCTGATGGTAGCACCGATAGTTCTGCAGAGATTTTACAGGCCGTGGAGGCGAGTAATTTTAAAGCCCATATCTTTGAGCAGAATCGCGGCAAAATAAATGTACTTAATGACTTGGTGGAATTGGCCGAAGACCCGATTTTAGTAATGTCTGATGCCAACACCCATTTTGAAGTGGACGCTATCGAAAACCTAGTTAGGCACTTTGATAGTGACGACATCGGGGCGGTTTGTGGGGAGCTGCATTTAGTTGATTCGGAGTCAGCAGATAACAAAGACGGCATCTATTGGCGTTATGAACAAATGCTTAAGTTTCATGAGTCGCGTTTGGGTGCACTGCTGGGGGCTAATGGTGCTATTTACGCTATTGCTAAACCTTTATATCAGGCGCTACCTGCTAATACGATTGTTGATGATTTCATGATTGTGATGAACGTGTCTAAGGCGGGAAAAAAGGTTTTGTATGAACCAAACGCGGTAGCGTTTGAAGAAGTAGCGCCTTCACTACAGGATGAAGAAAAACGTCGAATTCGTATTGGTACCGGTAATTACCAGGCTTTTACTCGTTGTTTGTGGGCACTAAATCCACTGCAAGGAGCACGCTTTTTTGCTTACCTTAGCCATAAAGTGTTGCGCTGGTTTACCCCGCATTTAATGCTGATTGCCTTGGCATGTAACCTAATGCTGGTGGCTAAGCCTTTGTATGCCAGCTTGTTGGCCGTTCAATTGGCCGGCTATTTAGTCGCAGCTTGGGGGAACAGTCGCAGTAAGCGGGGTAAAAGCGTGCCTGGCAGCATTGCGTTTCTAACTTTTTTTGTATCTATGAATATGGCTTTATTAAAAGGCTTCTACTCATTCTTGTTTAAAAATGTGCAAGGCACATGGCAAAGGACATCACGGTGA
- a CDS encoding glycosyltransferase: protein MKSKPAMVIITNLYPLPWEPNRAKFNHQQFELLKSEYQLSLLVPVAFPEWFKHRKQIKQSEELRYAPYFYTPKVGRRFYSVMMFLSLLLHSGLWLKRKQVNILMASWAFPEAVATSWLAKLFKARFFFKVHGSDINQLAKDPARAKQIKNASQNALGILSVSKALAKEMQRLGIEQSKVSVIYNGVNHQKFGGESDKPIAQDYILYVGNLKPDKGVVELYEGFAKIAAKQPALNLVYAGTGAKRATIEQQAQADGLTERVTFLGSVAHADLPAWIGNAELLALPSYAEGVPNVVLEAMAAGTPVLATKVGGIPEVMDTRCCGVLIAPKSSSAVAEGLELILDKQWDKQAIKQHASQFSWSLNQQQFLAMLKNGEV, encoded by the coding sequence ATACCCTCTCCCTTGGGAACCTAATCGCGCTAAGTTTAATCATCAGCAATTTGAATTGTTAAAGTCTGAGTATCAGTTAAGCCTGTTAGTTCCGGTAGCCTTTCCTGAATGGTTTAAACATCGTAAGCAGATTAAGCAATCAGAAGAGTTACGTTACGCTCCGTATTTTTACACGCCAAAAGTGGGGCGTCGTTTTTATAGCGTGATGATGTTTTTATCTTTACTGTTGCATTCTGGATTGTGGTTAAAACGCAAGCAGGTCAATATCTTAATGGCGAGTTGGGCTTTCCCCGAAGCAGTTGCAACTAGTTGGTTAGCTAAACTGTTTAAAGCGCGCTTTTTCTTTAAGGTACATGGCAGTGATATTAACCAGTTAGCAAAAGATCCCGCACGTGCAAAACAAATAAAAAATGCCAGTCAAAATGCACTGGGTATCTTATCTGTATCGAAAGCTTTAGCTAAGGAAATGCAGCGGCTAGGAATAGAGCAATCCAAGGTTTCTGTTATCTATAATGGCGTCAATCATCAAAAGTTTGGTGGTGAAAGTGACAAACCAATAGCACAAGACTACATCTTATATGTAGGGAACTTAAAGCCAGACAAAGGCGTTGTCGAGCTCTATGAGGGCTTTGCTAAGATTGCCGCTAAACAGCCTGCATTAAACCTGGTTTATGCTGGTACTGGTGCCAAACGAGCGACCATTGAGCAACAAGCGCAAGCCGATGGCTTAACAGAGCGAGTGACATTTTTGGGCTCTGTTGCGCACGCCGATCTACCAGCTTGGATAGGCAATGCTGAACTTCTCGCCTTGCCTAGCTACGCAGAGGGGGTGCCTAATGTTGTATTGGAAGCGATGGCGGCTGGCACACCGGTATTAGCTACTAAGGTCGGGGGCATTCCCGAGGTGATGGATACTCGCTGTTGTGGCGTGCTTATTGCGCCGAAGAGTTCGTCGGCGGTGGCTGAGGGGCTAGAGCTGATACTGGATAAACAGTGGGATAAACAGGCGATTAAGCAGCATGCTAGTCAGTTTTCTTGGTCGCTTAATCAACAACAATTTCTAGCAATGTTGAAAAATGGTGAAGTTTAA
- a CDS encoding glycosyltransferase family 4 protein produces MNILFHHRTRGRGAEGVHIRGVVKGLRELGHKVSILSLPGADPEEELVTPKQQQAAKPPAKKSLFSRLAELTKHTPEFVFELFELVFNVLAWWRLRKAVKEQQIEFVYERYSLFMFASVWWAKRHNIPIVLEINDSCLVHRVRELFFQRFARSIEKWIFSNATGLVFISSRFQQVAQDAYPNIAPSVISPNAADLDQFIIDDAAALALRQKLEVEDKVVVGYVGAFVHWHGIDWFVDLIAERLKDYPNIVLLLVGDGVCYQSIKQRIADAGAEKQIIMPGRVAHDQVPTYLSAMDFGILPDSNDYGSPMKLFEFMAMGKGMVAPDFTPIAEVVTDGETSWLFKANDRESCVEKVLSLSSQVEQQQQVGQQARAYIERERQWRHNAEQLLTLVK; encoded by the coding sequence ATGAACATTTTGTTCCACCACCGAACACGTGGCCGAGGGGCCGAAGGTGTACATATTCGTGGGGTGGTTAAAGGCCTGCGTGAACTAGGCCACAAGGTAAGCATTTTGTCACTGCCTGGTGCTGATCCGGAAGAAGAGCTAGTGACACCGAAACAGCAGCAAGCGGCTAAACCACCGGCTAAAAAAAGCTTATTTTCTCGCCTAGCTGAGTTAACCAAACATACCCCAGAATTTGTGTTTGAGCTGTTTGAGCTGGTTTTTAATGTGTTGGCTTGGTGGCGCTTGCGTAAAGCGGTTAAAGAGCAGCAGATAGAGTTTGTTTATGAGCGCTATTCATTGTTCATGTTTGCCAGTGTGTGGTGGGCAAAGCGTCATAACATCCCGATTGTGTTGGAAATTAATGATTCTTGTTTAGTGCATCGTGTTCGAGAACTATTTTTTCAACGTTTTGCTCGCTCAATTGAGAAGTGGATCTTTAGTAACGCTACTGGTTTAGTGTTCATTTCTAGTCGTTTTCAGCAAGTTGCTCAAGATGCTTACCCAAATATTGCTCCCTCAGTGATTTCGCCAAATGCTGCAGATTTAGATCAGTTTATTATCGATGATGCTGCTGCTTTAGCCTTACGTCAAAAGCTAGAGGTAGAAGATAAAGTTGTTGTTGGCTACGTGGGGGCTTTTGTACATTGGCACGGTATCGACTGGTTTGTTGATTTGATCGCTGAGCGCTTAAAGGATTACCCCAATATTGTTTTATTGTTGGTAGGCGATGGCGTTTGTTACCAAAGTATTAAACAACGCATTGCTGATGCAGGGGCAGAGAAGCAAATTATTATGCCTGGCAGAGTCGCCCATGACCAAGTGCCGACTTATTTGTCAGCCATGGACTTTGGCATTTTGCCAGACTCAAATGATTATGGCTCACCGATGAAACTGTTTGAGTTTATGGCTATGGGCAAAGGTATGGTTGCTCCTGACTTTACACCTATTGCTGAAGTTGTTACTGACGGCGAAACCAGTTGGTTGTTTAAAGCAAACGACCGTGAATCTTGCGTAGAAAAGGTGCTCAGCCTTTCTTCTCAAGTGGAACAGCAGCAGCAAGTTGGTCAGCAAGCTAGAGCTTATATCGAGCGAGAAAGGCAGTGGCGTCATAATGCTGAGCAACTACTAACTTTGGTGAAGTGA
- a CDS encoding polysaccharide deacetylase family protein → MLNKIKYLIRSKVLPDSWFLIKRSSREAALYLTFDDGPYPEYTTALLALLAKHQAKATFFVLGARAEKFPELTRQIAEQGHSLANHSYNHPRFDHISAAERKLQIEQTNNAIQNLTQQPCRLFRSPQGRWSSSLLVYLIRRGITAVHWSRDSLDYKKEPSATLIKRFNEQPVSAGDIILFHDDNNLCIDALAELIPKWQAQGFELKALES, encoded by the coding sequence ATGTTGAATAAGATCAAATATCTTATACGTAGTAAAGTTCTGCCTGATAGTTGGTTTCTAATTAAAAGAAGCTCGCGCGAGGCTGCGCTTTATTTAACCTTTGATGATGGACCTTATCCAGAGTACACCACAGCTTTATTGGCGCTGCTTGCTAAGCATCAAGCTAAAGCAACTTTCTTTGTATTAGGGGCGCGAGCAGAAAAATTTCCTGAGCTAACCCGTCAAATTGCTGAGCAAGGTCATAGCCTTGCCAACCATTCTTACAATCATCCCCGCTTTGATCATATCAGTGCCGCTGAGCGCAAGTTGCAGATAGAACAGACCAACAACGCTATTCAAAACCTTACTCAGCAACCGTGTCGCTTATTCCGCTCCCCGCAAGGACGTTGGAGCAGTTCTTTACTGGTTTATTTGATTCGGCGTGGGATTACTGCAGTGCATTGGAGTCGCGACTCCTTAGATTACAAAAAAGAGCCTAGTGCAACACTAATAAAACGCTTTAACGAGCAGCCAGTAAGTGCAGGCGATATAATTCTATTTCATGATGACAACAACCTTTGCATTGACGCTCTAGCGGAATTAATTCCTAAATGGCAAGCGCAAGGTTTTGAACTTAAAGCATTGGAGAGCTGA
- the xrt gene encoding exosortase translates to MVATEPSNKLNNSGLLQAAVVLGTTALIALLFWPIVLDIWRYSFDDGTYSHAFLIPIVALYVLYDCRQQLQFRQGASLWLVLLITSLAVELLLYLSQISLPVRALLPFVLLFSLLSIFKHHKSLYVYALVLLFATPIWGILSPPLQSLSTTVVEMVMAFTHVPSYFEGNVVSIPSGQFEIANGCSGLRYFITSLFLCLLYIYFNIRSIKNALIFFAICMFGALVVNWVRIITIILIGHETQMQSEIIYDHNNLGWYLYIPYLLLAFYVGGKLSSELVAQAKVAQAEGPSVRGLVFVILALLIFSPSLIDWPVWDANKLNAENTKAATSYHPALQVAQYQSVEQQSLRVNQIELKQWVFLFSGLGLDNKASFYLNEVVPENLHIDSSEIEQEINFVYFRSTANRPGVLAYSYAGAKGIVSNRSALRTQRFSEILTGQRQSAIVAASALCADNDCSEAKQALSLQLLKYQNTQLLFQQPG, encoded by the coding sequence TTGGTAGCAACAGAGCCAAGCAATAAACTAAACAACAGCGGCTTACTACAAGCCGCTGTTGTTCTTGGTACTACCGCCTTAATTGCTTTGCTATTTTGGCCGATAGTTTTAGACATTTGGCGCTATAGTTTTGATGATGGTACCTACTCACATGCGTTCTTAATTCCAATTGTTGCTCTGTATGTACTTTACGATTGCCGACAACAACTGCAGTTTCGTCAAGGTGCTAGCTTGTGGTTGGTATTGTTGATTACCAGTTTAGCGGTAGAGTTGCTGCTTTATCTAAGCCAAATTAGCTTGCCCGTTAGAGCGCTATTACCCTTTGTTTTGCTGTTTAGCTTATTGAGTATCTTCAAACACCATAAAAGTCTTTATGTGTACGCCTTAGTGCTCCTGTTCGCCACTCCGATTTGGGGCATTTTGTCGCCACCTTTACAAAGCTTATCGACCACAGTTGTAGAGATGGTTATGGCCTTTACCCATGTACCCAGTTACTTTGAAGGAAATGTCGTTTCAATTCCTTCAGGGCAATTCGAAATAGCTAACGGCTGCAGTGGCTTACGCTACTTTATTACCTCTTTGTTTCTGTGTTTGTTATATATCTATTTCAATATTCGCAGTATTAAAAATGCCTTAATATTTTTTGCTATTTGCATGTTTGGTGCGTTAGTCGTTAACTGGGTTCGGATCATCACCATCATTTTGATTGGCCATGAAACGCAGATGCAAAGCGAAATAATTTATGATCATAACAACCTTGGCTGGTATTTATATATCCCATACTTGTTATTAGCTTTTTACGTTGGTGGTAAGTTGTCCAGCGAGTTAGTAGCTCAAGCCAAAGTAGCGCAAGCAGAAGGCCCTTCAGTTCGGGGTTTAGTCTTTGTTATTTTGGCTCTATTGATTTTTTCACCAAGCCTAATTGATTGGCCAGTATGGGATGCTAATAAACTAAACGCCGAAAATACCAAAGCAGCAACCAGTTATCACCCAGCCCTTCAAGTGGCTCAGTACCAGTCTGTAGAGCAACAAAGCCTTCGTGTTAATCAAATAGAGCTAAAACAATGGGTATTTTTGTTTAGTGGATTAGGCTTAGACAACAAAGCCTCATTTTACCTAAACGAAGTGGTACCAGAAAACCTTCACATCGATAGCTCGGAAATTGAGCAAGAAATAAACTTTGTTTACTTCCGCTCTACTGCCAACCGCCCTGGAGTGTTAGCTTATAGCTATGCAGGCGCTAAAGGCATAGTCTCAAATCGTTCAGCTCTGCGAACTCAACGTTTTAGCGAGATACTCACAGGGCAACGCCAAAGCGCAATTGTTGCCGCTTCTGCCTTGTGCGCCGACAATGACTGTAGTGAAGCCAAACAGGCGCTCTCGTTGCAGTTACTTAAATACCAAAACACCCAACTATTGTTTCAACAACCAGGTTAA
- a CDS encoding TIGR03013 family XrtA/PEP-CTERM system glycosyltransferase — MAGSKFHNLDPGSRAIILAEFLLLIGIFVIGVELLRLSGFEDIPSYGEGILLLHCLAFTFPIQLSILSVGLYNQKIRETFRGVIRRLLVSIALGYFISSVIYVLTPLDVLPGNFRELLYAAVMMGLTTIRYFALKMQYEHMGRKRILVLGAGERASIIEKRMRRKSDRVSFEMAGFIRMPGDSEDGIKRETIVELDQPLESFVLANGVEEIVIAADERRANLPVDSLFLCKLRGVEITDIIDFIERESGQIAVNLIYPSWVIYSNGFHSTNYLRSSLDWVCNTFLGLIVLFLTWPLMLITVIMIKLEEGIRAPVLYSQERIGLNGQPFNIYKFRSMRTDAEKDGAKWAQKEDPRVTKVGNFIRKYRVDELPQIYNVLVGDMGFVGPRPERPAFVKELVLSIPYYNQRHNVKPGLTGWAQLKYPYGSTEADALEKLKFDLYYIKHRSFLLDLLILVRTAEIILFGKGR, encoded by the coding sequence GTGGCTGGTTCGAAATTTCATAATCTTGATCCCGGTAGTAGAGCGATAATTCTTGCCGAATTTTTGCTACTAATCGGGATTTTTGTCATTGGCGTTGAACTTCTTCGCCTTAGTGGTTTCGAAGACATCCCTTCGTACGGCGAAGGCATACTACTATTACACTGTTTAGCATTTACCTTCCCAATACAACTGTCAATATTGTCAGTTGGTTTATATAACCAAAAGATCCGCGAAACTTTTAGAGGCGTAATCCGCCGATTATTGGTGAGCATTGCTTTAGGTTATTTCATCTCTTCGGTTATTTACGTTCTCACGCCCTTAGACGTTCTTCCAGGTAATTTTCGTGAACTGCTCTACGCAGCAGTAATGATGGGCTTAACCACCATTCGCTACTTCGCCCTTAAAATGCAATATGAGCATATGGGCCGTAAAAGAATCTTGGTGTTAGGCGCAGGTGAGCGCGCCAGTATTATTGAAAAACGTATGCGTCGAAAGTCTGACCGCGTAAGTTTTGAAATGGCTGGGTTTATTCGTATGCCAGGGGACTCAGAAGATGGTATTAAACGCGAAACCATTGTTGAGCTTGACCAACCCTTAGAGTCATTTGTACTGGCAAATGGTGTTGAAGAAATAGTGATTGCAGCCGATGAGCGACGCGCTAACTTGCCGGTTGATAGTTTATTTTTATGTAAACTGCGTGGCGTTGAAATCACCGATATAATTGACTTTATCGAACGCGAATCAGGTCAAATAGCTGTAAACCTGATCTACCCTTCATGGGTTATTTACAGCAACGGTTTCCATTCAACTAACTATTTGCGTAGCTCCTTGGATTGGGTGTGTAATACTTTCTTGGGGCTGATTGTTTTATTCCTTACTTGGCCATTGATGTTAATTACCGTCATCATGATTAAGTTAGAAGAAGGTATTCGAGCGCCCGTGCTCTACTCCCAAGAACGCATCGGCTTAAACGGTCAACCGTTTAATATCTATAAATTTCGCAGTATGCGTACCGATGCCGAGAAAGATGGCGCAAAATGGGCCCAGAAAGAAGACCCACGAGTAACTAAAGTGGGTAACTTTATTCGTAAATACCGTGTTGATGAGCTGCCGCAAATTTATAACGTATTGGTGGGTGATATGGGCTTTGTTGGGCCTCGTCCTGAGCGCCCTGCATTTGTAAAAGAGTTGGTGTTATCAATTCCTTATTACAATCAGCGCCACAACGTTAAACCAGGTTTAACTGGCTGGGCACAGCTTAAATACCCTTATGGTAGCACTGAAGCTGATGCTCTTGAGAAGCTAAAATTTGACCTTTACTACATCAAGCACCGCAGCTTCCTACTCGACCTTTTGATACTAGTGCGTACCGCAGAGATTATTTTGTTCGGAAAAGGACGGTAA
- a CDS encoding serine O-acetyltransferase: MENIKADFRRKQEIFRLDGASVSMLRIVMADGSSANLIYRWMRWCANHNLGLLAYFFQWLNKFMNGCVIGSGAEFGPGFVIMHPVGIVINSKVKGGSNITLESGVVIGDEKGKSPRLGSELFVGAGAKIIGDLEVADQVKVGANAVLTKSAEEGATMLGIPAKAYRRKSAEMEQ; the protein is encoded by the coding sequence ATGGAAAATATCAAAGCTGATTTTCGTCGTAAGCAAGAAATCTTCAGATTAGATGGTGCATCTGTAAGCATGCTGAGGATAGTGATGGCAGATGGTTCTAGTGCCAATCTCATCTATCGCTGGATGCGTTGGTGCGCCAATCATAACTTAGGTTTACTTGCCTATTTCTTCCAATGGCTGAATAAGTTTATGAATGGTTGCGTGATTGGTTCTGGCGCAGAGTTTGGCCCAGGCTTTGTGATTATGCACCCAGTAGGCATTGTGATTAATTCTAAGGTAAAGGGCGGTAGTAACATTACTTTAGAAAGTGGTGTCGTGATTGGTGATGAAAAAGGCAAGTCACCGCGTTTAGGCTCTGAGCTATTTGTCGGTGCCGGCGCCAAAATTATTGGTGACTTAGAGGTTGCCGACCAGGTAAAAGTTGGCGCTAATGCTGTATTAACAAAATCTGCCGAAGAAGGCGCAACCATGTTAGGTATTCCCGCTAAAGCATATCGCCGAAAGTCAGCCGAGATGGAGCAGTAA
- a CDS encoding XrtA/PEP-CTERM system exopolysaccharide export protein produces the protein MKKLNQVVIKLLSFMAIGLFLTACSNNLPTLPGASVHPSLTANPADYKYLIGPGDELNIFVWRNPEISGTFIVRPDGMVSTSLVEDLEVSGKTPTELARLIESELSEFIRDPIVTVTVEGFIGPFSEQVRVIGEAFEPQAINYREDMTLLDVMIQVGGLTEYADGDNARLVRVVSGEQRSYKVLVGKLIQDGEIEANVDVLPGDIIIIPEAWF, from the coding sequence ATGAAAAAACTCAATCAAGTAGTAATTAAATTGCTCTCGTTTATGGCGATAGGGCTTTTCCTAACCGCTTGCTCGAACAACCTACCTACTTTACCTGGTGCGTCGGTTCATCCGTCGTTGACTGCTAACCCTGCCGATTACAAATATCTGATTGGCCCAGGAGATGAACTCAACATTTTTGTATGGCGCAATCCAGAAATATCTGGCACGTTCATTGTGCGCCCAGATGGCATGGTGTCAACGTCACTGGTTGAAGATTTAGAAGTATCGGGTAAAACGCCCACTGAGTTGGCTCGCCTTATTGAGTCTGAGTTATCAGAGTTTATTCGTGACCCTATCGTGACGGTTACAGTTGAAGGGTTCATCGGACCATTTAGCGAGCAAGTTCGAGTCATTGGCGAAGCCTTTGAGCCACAAGCGATAAACTATCGTGAAGACATGACACTGCTAGATGTGATGATTCAAGTTGGTGGTTTAACTGAATATGCCGATGGTGATAACGCTCGCTTAGTTAGAGTTGTTAGTGGTGAACAGCGCTCATATAAAGTGCTTGTCGGTAAATTGATTCAAGACGGTGAGATTGAAGCCAATGTAGATGTTCTTCCTGGTGATATTATCATTATCCCAGAAGCATGGTTTTAG
- a CDS encoding polysaccharide deacetylase family protein produces MLNKAKVRQFFFGRRSVSKNRWQQRMPGIYVFNYHRIGDARFSEFDPNVFSCTAEQFEQHLLFYKQEFEVLDEAALIALLDSGEAITKPYALITFDDGYIDSYQHAFPLLTKHQLSAVFFVVTEYTNGGIFAWWDEVAWLVKHCQSNTLKLKHWSHAVDLSGKNQTQNIRKLLYAFKEDHSFSMEEKLQMLKAECKAPPMPSAHSLFANWQQLKEMAEGGMTIGSHTRSHPILAHLSLEQQREELTQSRDFIESKLGTAVSMLAYPVGRTDSFTEQTQALAQECGYRLAFSFMNGINTQLDAQSAYQLKRISVDGNKEVDSLKVQVMELNTKHRA; encoded by the coding sequence ATGCTGAATAAAGCCAAGGTGCGGCAGTTTTTTTTCGGTAGGCGTAGCGTATCTAAAAATCGCTGGCAGCAACGTATGCCCGGTATTTATGTATTTAATTATCATCGAATTGGCGACGCACGCTTTAGTGAGTTTGACCCTAACGTTTTTAGCTGTACCGCAGAGCAATTTGAACAACATTTGCTGTTTTACAAACAAGAGTTTGAAGTATTAGATGAAGCCGCGTTAATCGCTTTACTTGACTCAGGTGAAGCCATTACCAAACCTTATGCCTTAATCACATTTGATGATGGCTATATTGATAGCTACCAGCACGCCTTCCCTTTGTTAACAAAACATCAGCTTAGCGCAGTGTTTTTTGTGGTAACTGAATACACCAATGGTGGCATTTTTGCATGGTGGGATGAGGTAGCTTGGCTAGTTAAGCATTGTCAATCTAATACATTAAAACTAAAACACTGGTCTCACGCGGTGGATTTAAGTGGCAAAAACCAAACCCAAAATATCCGCAAACTGCTTTATGCCTTCAAGGAAGACCATAGTTTCTCTATGGAAGAGAAATTGCAGATGTTAAAAGCAGAGTGTAAAGCACCTCCAATGCCTAGCGCACATAGTTTGTTTGCAAACTGGCAGCAGCTAAAGGAAATGGCAGAGGGTGGAATGACAATTGGCTCACATACCCGCAGCCATCCGATCTTAGCGCACTTATCATTAGAGCAGCAGCGCGAAGAGTTAACCCAATCGCGAGATTTCATCGAAAGCAAACTGGGTACTGCGGTTTCTATGCTTGCCTATCCTGTAGGGCGAACTGACAGTTTTACTGAGCAAACCCAAGCACTTGCGCAAGAGTGTGGTTACCGTTTGGCATTCTCCTTTATGAATGGCATTAATACTCAACTAGATGCGCAGAGTGCTTACCAATTAAAACGGATCTCTGTAGACGGCAATAAAGAAGTTGATTCGCTGAAAGTACAAGTTATGGAGTTAAATACCAAGCATCGTGCTTAA